In the Abditibacteriota bacterium genome, one interval contains:
- a CDS encoding glycosyltransferase family 2 protein codes for MKTLSIVVPVFNEKDSLAAFYREVSGALSQLPVASELIFVDDGSADGSLDIIRELAGRDRSVRYISFSRNFGKESALLAGLRAAGGDLIAVMDADLQDPPELLGPMLEAVAEGYDVAAARRTTREGEPPIRSFFARLFYKCINRISKTEIVDGARDFRVMTRQVRDAIIAVTEYNRFSKGIMSWVGFRTKWFDYANTRRLAGETKWSFWKLLAYSVDGIVGFSEAPLLIASVMGIVFFVISLLMILVIIVKTLIWKDPVQGWPSLVCIVFFVSGVQLFCTGILGQYLAKTYMETKRRPAYIIKETTCDRDE; via the coding sequence ATGAAGACCCTTTCCATAGTAGTGCCCGTATTCAACGAAAAAGACAGTCTGGCCGCCTTTTACCGGGAGGTCTCCGGCGCTCTCTCGCAGCTGCCCGTGGCTTCGGAGCTGATCTTTGTTGACGACGGCAGCGCCGACGGCTCCCTGGACATCATCCGGGAGCTGGCCGGCCGGGACCGGAGCGTCAGATATATATCCTTTTCCCGCAACTTCGGCAAGGAGTCGGCGCTGCTGGCAGGCCTCAGGGCCGCCGGAGGCGACCTCATAGCGGTGATGGACGCGGACCTGCAGGATCCCCCCGAGCTGCTGGGGCCCATGCTGGAAGCCGTCGCAGAGGGCTATGACGTGGCGGCGGCCCGGCGCACCACCCGGGAGGGCGAGCCCCCCATACGCAGCTTTTTCGCCCGTCTGTTTTACAAGTGCATCAACAGGATCAGCAAGACGGAGATAGTGGATGGGGCCCGGGATTTCCGGGTCATGACGAGGCAGGTCCGGGACGCCATCATAGCCGTCACGGAATACAACCGTTTTTCCAAGGGCATCATGTCCTGGGTGGGCTTCAGGACCAAATGGTTCGACTATGCAAACACCCGGCGGCTGGCGGGAGAGACCAAATGGTCCTTCTGGAAGCTGCTGGCCTACAGCGTGGACGGCATAGTGGGCTTTTCCGAAGCGCCTCTGCTGATAGCGTCGGTCATGGGCATAGTGTTCTTTGTCATCTCCCTCCTGATGATCCTGGTCATCATAGTCAAGACCCTCATCTGGAAGGACCCGGTCCAGGGCTGGCCCAGCCTGGTGTGCATAGTGTTCTTCGTATCCGGGGTCCAGCTCTTCTGCACCGGCATCCTGGGCCAGTATCTGGCCAAGACCTACATGGAGACCAAGAGGCGTCCGGCCTATATCATCAAAGAGACCACCTGTGACCGGGACGAATAA
- a CDS encoding glycosyltransferase: MAFVTDKKIAVLLPCYNEAETIVGVVEDYRSVFPGADVYVYDNNSTDGSGDLARSAGALVVREYRQGKGFVIKSMFRDIDADCYVMADSDMTYPAGEAVALVRAVLDGEADMAIGDRLSSTYFRENKRRFHSFGNRLMRYLINRIFHSSIQDIMTGMRAFSRRFVAGYPVLSRGFEIETEMTVHALDKHFLIKEIPIEYRDRPSGSASKLNTFRDGARVLGTLFALFKSYRPMQFFASVSLLLGLIALALFVPIFIEFLNTGEVPRFPTLIISAAIGSASVISLVCGIILDTIKKYSDQNYLLLQRLTEKDRK; encoded by the coding sequence ATGGCATTTGTTACAGACAAAAAAATAGCGGTGCTGCTGCCCTGCTACAACGAGGCAGAGACCATAGTCGGAGTCGTGGAAGACTACAGGAGCGTCTTTCCCGGCGCGGACGTCTACGTCTATGACAACAACTCCACCGACGGCAGCGGAGACCTGGCCCGGAGCGCCGGGGCTCTGGTGGTGCGGGAATACAGACAGGGCAAGGGCTTTGTGATCAAGAGCATGTTCCGGGACATAGACGCCGACTGCTACGTCATGGCCGACAGCGACATGACCTACCCCGCCGGGGAGGCCGTGGCCCTGGTCCGGGCAGTGCTGGACGGCGAGGCGGACATGGCCATAGGCGACCGGCTGTCCTCCACCTATTTCAGAGAGAACAAGCGCCGGTTCCACAGCTTCGGCAACCGGCTCATGCGGTATCTCATCAACCGTATATTTCACAGCAGCATCCAGGACATCATGACCGGGATGCGGGCCTTCAGCCGGCGTTTTGTGGCGGGCTACCCGGTCCTGAGCCGGGGCTTTGAGATAGAGACCGAGATGACTGTCCACGCTCTGGACAAGCACTTTCTCATCAAGGAGATACCCATCGAATACAGAGACCGCCCCTCCGGCAGCGCCAGCAAGCTGAACACCTTCAGGGACGGCGCCAGAGTGCTCGGCACCCTGTTTGCCCTGTTCAAAAGCTACAGGCCCATGCAGTTCTTCGCCTCGGTCAGCCTCCTCCTGGGGCTCATAGCCCTGGCGCTGTTCGTGCCCATCTTCATAGAATTTCTGAACACGGGCGAGGTGCCCCGGTTCCCCACCCTCATCATATCGGCGGCCATAGGCTCCGCCTCCGTCATCAGTCTGGTGTGCGGCATCATACTGGATACCATCAAGAAGTATTCGGATCAGAATTATCTCCTGCTCCAGAGACTCACCGAAAAGGACCGCAAATGA
- a CDS encoding DUF805 domain-containing protein, which translates to MKYFIECLTIRRADCYSRASRREYWLFVLFLVLVWLIWGALIWALIYLLGLQDIRDVQRIFTEHRYPNADIAFTAVSLYVILMATAVPSLAVTVRRLHDTGRSGMWILLNWIPLAGTVGLLIACMLPGDKGTNRFGEDPRTRYSQGPLFKSDFACMKQCLAKYADFARKCNLQEYWSFVILDFCLLLLAGALGGLLDIYFRSGGAAFSNSLIFIVFVGTIVPLLSATAKRLRSAGFVRRWIWVGLVPFLMWLPFAGSYNLRAKLFGLVAIAGCSFLYVLLVTPDRDPQEGLI; encoded by the coding sequence ATGAAGTATTTTATCGAGTGTCTTACCATCAGGCGGGCCGACTGCTACAGCAGGGCGTCCAGAAGGGAGTACTGGCTCTTCGTGCTGTTTCTCGTCCTGGTCTGGCTCATCTGGGGCGCGCTGATATGGGCTCTCATCTACCTGCTGGGACTGCAGGATATCAGGGACGTGCAAAGGATCTTCACCGAACACAGATATCCCAATGCGGATATAGCCTTTACGGCCGTGTCCCTTTACGTCATACTGATGGCTACGGCAGTGCCCTCCCTCGCGGTGACTGTCCGCAGGCTCCATGACACGGGCAGGAGCGGCATGTGGATACTGCTCAACTGGATCCCCCTGGCGGGCACCGTGGGCCTGCTGATCGCATGTATGCTCCCGGGGGACAAGGGGACCAACCGTTTTGGCGAGGATCCCCGGACCAGATATTCCCAGGGGCCTCTGTTCAAGTCGGATTTTGCCTGCATGAAGCAGTGCCTTGCCAAATATGCCGACTTTGCCCGCAAATGCAATCTGCAGGAATACTGGAGCTTCGTCATACTGGACTTTTGCCTCCTCCTGCTGGCAGGCGCCCTGGGGGGCCTGCTGGATATATATTTCCGCAGCGGCGGCGCCGCTTTTTCCAACTCTCTCATCTTCATCGTGTTCGTGGGGACCATAGTGCCCCTGCTGTCCGCTACCGCCAAAAGGCTCAGGAGCGCCGGCTTTGTGCGCCGGTGGATCTGGGTGGGCCTCGTTCCCTTTTTGATGTGGCTGCCCTTTGCCGGGTCCTACAACCTGAGAGCCAAGCTCTTCGGCCTCGTGGCCATTGCCGGCTGCAGCTTCCTTTACGTGTTGCTGGTGACTCCCGACAGGGATCCCCAGGAGGGCCTGATATAG